A genome region from Thermomonospora amylolytica includes the following:
- a CDS encoding NACHT domain-containing protein yields MLQLGWPIRRRALAFHRAWLIDSGVRTVRGWWRPHLWPQTIGYTILATFYVLWIARAVVAIFRYNDYRDKKTGEPLGLSWPWDFNPDAAEGAKFSYGVVNSVLLTVASAALATLIWLYWRFSRVRGFYRRKVREDTPKLVGAGTILSGVVGRDQLCNALMRNLREPRDRRPHIIVGEIGSGKTALLVQLARMLLDKGAIPVAVQLHSITGKDQLNFTTLARNRFCAVVSDKVLSDGEGEKVWRRLRNRHDKVVVLADGLEELLPNDGDRNNIISEAIAQAEEDGLPLVLTSRPHGALEATQSVAALTYLDPLSEEAALGYLLEKAGWRTDPRRLDWVVEGANVAESPLYLDIAKDLETVDRLERQVTSTDELSDPRDWDEWTLRSDLLDEWVLALIDGDLHPELPLDRETRSAVVDHLSALACVGLLNDQAKVSLDALEPPPDCQNSASTRESTEGPERRCAATPPSRTSVGRRPYPQVYEILEERRDAWRLESSSSQDALHIDARLAAGWGERMGLVGDGGDAVRFPHTIVQAFLASRFFGDLIQKEWSSKTNPAILHRQLDRLNEQLTSDGLLQKALENPGRELITAFILFSRHHETVCTCIADATARRSRLCPTRAARYLLYRGARRAVNPPVDKEWMRAPGTGTLDEEAQNQRVKGLQMYSAALDVDSFDDQPRHCHIVADICENWDRLVARDRRRLDEAKVRLIERIGATAKLIEANGMLSAEQLQSKVAYDKLLEIGHLERSYAVLFTIAEVIGSGGDIAYQKLADKLDPPDDQPKNSDAGDEEPDKELPPALVLAGRDSRRAMKRERIRRRTERDKRIGHTAELAKRTRREVRKKQGAWSADILRAWIMPMLCGSCTPGAYQAAPGRKVEKWVTAVRDRKIDPGLQVALAQGFKKAANCRRHLDRDRQTAEFLNEQAWEMIRHTHYWFVRVTLLHALTLWALPDDVDEPVPAWGPGGYPGEEIVGWLERIIEHADKDVEHPMVMAAADLCRKALQTRRPDRFIWIDEIGVASRIGSGAPIPREPRLHNLWIPPSSGWAALDPQAQQLLADVMILVALATDRDDDPDDIKQRLRNVDRHQKPYLPPCLQWERTPLSPQRTAAVVHKSKPGSNCTEECLFRLCPLPPKSPERHFELSDLFCYNQRGLLNTVNLRFWCYLRFRRRARWQKTNVAELRRFWQAMADRARNRPAD; encoded by the coding sequence TTGTTACAGCTGGGCTGGCCGATACGCCGCAGGGCGCTCGCCTTCCACCGGGCCTGGCTGATCGACAGCGGAGTCCGCACGGTACGAGGCTGGTGGCGTCCCCACCTGTGGCCACAGACGATCGGCTACACGATCCTCGCCACGTTCTACGTTCTGTGGATCGCACGGGCGGTCGTCGCAATATTCCGCTATAACGACTATCGGGACAAGAAGACCGGCGAGCCGCTGGGGCTTTCGTGGCCGTGGGATTTCAATCCAGACGCGGCGGAAGGGGCCAAGTTCTCCTACGGCGTGGTGAACAGCGTGCTGCTCACGGTGGCGTCCGCCGCGCTGGCCACGCTGATCTGGCTCTACTGGCGGTTCAGCCGGGTGCGCGGCTTCTACCGCAGAAAAGTCCGAGAGGACACCCCCAAGCTGGTCGGCGCGGGCACCATACTGAGCGGCGTGGTCGGCCGCGACCAACTCTGCAACGCCCTGATGCGCAATCTCCGCGAGCCCAGGGACCGGCGGCCGCACATCATCGTCGGCGAGATCGGCTCGGGAAAGACGGCGCTCCTGGTACAGCTGGCGCGCATGCTGCTCGACAAGGGCGCCATTCCCGTGGCCGTGCAGCTGCACTCCATCACCGGCAAGGACCAGTTGAACTTCACAACTCTGGCCCGTAACCGGTTCTGCGCGGTGGTGAGCGACAAGGTGCTGAGCGACGGCGAGGGCGAGAAGGTCTGGCGGCGGCTGAGGAACCGTCATGACAAGGTCGTCGTTCTCGCCGACGGCCTGGAGGAACTGCTACCCAACGACGGTGACCGCAACAACATCATCAGCGAGGCGATCGCCCAGGCCGAAGAGGACGGTCTACCGCTGGTGCTCACCTCCCGCCCACACGGCGCACTCGAGGCCACCCAATCGGTCGCGGCGCTGACCTATCTGGATCCGCTCAGCGAGGAGGCCGCGCTCGGCTACCTGCTCGAGAAGGCCGGATGGCGGACCGATCCACGGCGATTGGACTGGGTGGTCGAGGGGGCCAACGTGGCTGAGTCCCCGCTCTACCTGGACATCGCCAAGGACCTGGAGACGGTTGACCGCCTGGAGCGGCAGGTGACCAGCACCGACGAGTTGTCCGATCCCCGGGACTGGGACGAGTGGACGCTGCGCTCGGACCTGCTGGACGAGTGGGTCCTCGCGCTGATCGACGGCGATCTGCATCCCGAACTGCCGCTGGACCGGGAGACCAGAAGCGCGGTCGTCGACCACCTGTCCGCACTGGCCTGCGTGGGGCTGCTCAACGACCAGGCGAAGGTCTCGCTCGACGCGCTCGAGCCGCCACCAGACTGTCAAAACAGCGCGAGCACGCGAGAGAGCACTGAGGGCCCCGAGCGCCGATGCGCCGCAACCCCGCCGTCCAGGACGTCCGTCGGCCGGAGACCCTACCCCCAGGTGTACGAGATCCTGGAAGAACGACGGGACGCTTGGCGGCTCGAATCGTCGTCGTCCCAAGACGCCCTCCACATCGACGCCCGGTTGGCGGCCGGATGGGGGGAGCGCATGGGCCTGGTGGGGGACGGCGGTGACGCCGTCCGCTTTCCGCACACCATCGTTCAGGCTTTTCTGGCATCCCGTTTCTTCGGCGATCTCATTCAGAAGGAGTGGTCGTCCAAGACGAATCCGGCGATCCTTCACAGGCAACTCGACCGGCTCAACGAGCAGCTCACATCCGACGGACTCCTCCAGAAGGCCCTGGAGAATCCGGGCCGAGAGCTGATCACAGCGTTCATCCTGTTCTCCCGCCACCACGAGACTGTATGCACCTGCATCGCCGACGCCACCGCCCGGCGATCGAGGCTCTGCCCGACCCGGGCGGCCAGGTACCTGCTGTACCGAGGAGCGAGAAGGGCCGTCAATCCTCCCGTCGACAAGGAATGGATGCGGGCTCCCGGAACCGGGACGCTGGACGAGGAGGCACAGAACCAGCGGGTGAAAGGGCTGCAGATGTACAGTGCGGCTCTCGACGTCGACAGCTTCGACGACCAGCCTCGGCATTGTCACATCGTCGCCGACATCTGCGAGAACTGGGATCGGCTGGTGGCGCGGGACCGGCGCAGACTCGACGAGGCCAAGGTCCGTCTCATCGAGCGGATCGGCGCGACGGCCAAGCTGATCGAGGCCAACGGGATGCTGAGCGCCGAACAGCTTCAAAGCAAGGTGGCCTATGACAAGTTACTCGAGATAGGCCACCTGGAGAGGTCCTACGCGGTGCTCTTCACCATCGCCGAGGTCATCGGAAGCGGTGGTGACATCGCCTACCAGAAGCTGGCGGACAAGCTGGATCCGCCCGACGACCAGCCAAAGAATTCCGATGCCGGCGACGAGGAACCCGATAAGGAACTGCCGCCCGCGCTCGTCCTGGCGGGGCGTGACTCACGCCGTGCGATGAAACGAGAACGCATACGCCGCAGGACGGAGCGGGACAAACGCATCGGTCACACGGCGGAGTTGGCCAAACGCACCCGCCGGGAAGTCCGCAAGAAGCAGGGCGCCTGGAGCGCCGACATCCTGCGGGCCTGGATCATGCCCATGCTATGCGGATCCTGCACCCCCGGTGCCTACCAGGCCGCGCCCGGCAGGAAGGTCGAGAAGTGGGTGACCGCGGTGCGCGACCGCAAGATCGACCCGGGACTGCAGGTCGCCCTCGCGCAGGGCTTCAAGAAGGCCGCCAACTGCCGCAGGCACCTGGACCGCGACAGGCAGACCGCCGAGTTCCTCAACGAGCAGGCATGGGAGATGATCCGCCACACCCACTACTGGTTCGTCCGGGTCACCCTGCTGCATGCGCTGACGCTGTGGGCGCTTCCCGACGACGTGGACGAGCCCGTTCCTGCCTGGGGTCCGGGCGGCTATCCCGGCGAGGAGATCGTCGGCTGGCTGGAACGGATCATCGAACACGCGGACAAGGACGTCGAGCACCCGATGGTCATGGCCGCCGCCGACCTCTGCCGCAAGGCGTTGCAGACGAGGCGCCCCGACCGCTTCATCTGGATCGACGAGATCGGCGTGGCCTCCCGGATCGGATCCGGCGCGCCCATTCCCCGCGAACCGCGCCTGCACAACCTCTGGATCCCGCCGTCCTCCGGCTGGGCCGCGCTCGACCCGCAGGCACAGCAGCTACTGGCCGACGTGATGATCCTGGTGGCGCTCGCCACCGACCGCGACGACGATCCGGACGACATCAAACAACGGCTGAGGAACGTGGACCGCCACCAGAAGCCGTACCTCCCACCCTGCTTGCAGTGGGAACGCACCCCGTTGTCCCCGCAGCGCACCGCCGCCGTCGTGCACAAGTCCAAGCCCGGCAGCAACTGCACGGAGGAGTGCCTGTTCAGGCTGTGCCCCCTCCCGCCCAAGAGCCCCGAGCGACACTTCGAGCTGAGCGACCTGTTCTGCTACAACCAGCGAGGTCTGCTCAACACCGTTAATCTCCGCTTCTGGTGCTACCTCCGCTTCCGCCGCCGCGCCCGCTGGCAGAAGACCAACGTCGCCGAACTCCGCCGCTTCTGGCAGGCGATGGCCGATCGCGCCCGCAACCGCCCTGCGGACTAG
- a CDS encoding ABC transporter substrate-binding protein, with protein sequence MRTLMRRLAATSALVLGLGLVAACGGDTEEPAAGSAGSGAFPVTITHKLGTTTIKSEPKRIVALGEVDQDALLALGVQPVGMVELTGIQPDGLTPWNAPKLSGAKPKLLKAGDSGFKLEEIAALKPDLILAAGDFYIDKYYSKLSQLAPTTAYQTGPAEDTWQQITQQVAKAVGKEAEGGKLVADVEAKINSVKGAHPELSGKGFAFAAAFPSGNLGVMKSPDDISVKLLNQFGMVLPDEIKALPGEGFAAELSNEKLGVLDVDVLIAHYNDDAATQKKFEGDRIFSGLDVVKRGSYVALDLKSFWPLRTPTALAAPYVVDNVVPKIAQAAAKAS encoded by the coding sequence ATGCGTACGTTGATGCGGCGGCTGGCCGCGACGAGCGCGCTGGTGCTGGGCCTCGGCCTGGTGGCGGCGTGCGGTGGTGACACTGAGGAGCCCGCGGCGGGCTCGGCCGGGTCGGGGGCGTTCCCGGTCACGATCACCCACAAGCTCGGCACCACCACGATCAAGTCCGAGCCGAAGCGGATCGTCGCGCTCGGCGAGGTCGACCAGGACGCGCTGCTGGCGCTCGGCGTGCAGCCGGTCGGCATGGTCGAGCTGACCGGCATCCAGCCCGACGGACTGACGCCGTGGAACGCGCCGAAGCTGTCGGGTGCCAAGCCCAAGCTGCTCAAGGCCGGCGACTCCGGCTTCAAGCTGGAGGAGATCGCCGCGCTCAAGCCGGACCTGATCCTGGCGGCCGGCGACTTCTACATCGACAAGTACTACTCCAAGCTCTCCCAGCTCGCGCCGACCACCGCGTACCAGACCGGGCCCGCCGAGGACACCTGGCAGCAGATCACCCAGCAGGTCGCCAAGGCGGTCGGCAAGGAGGCCGAGGGCGGCAAGCTGGTCGCCGACGTCGAGGCGAAGATCAACTCGGTCAAGGGCGCGCACCCCGAGCTGTCCGGCAAGGGCTTCGCGTTCGCCGCGGCCTTCCCGTCCGGCAACCTCGGCGTGATGAAGTCCCCCGACGACATCAGCGTCAAGCTGCTGAACCAGTTCGGGATGGTGCTGCCCGACGAGATCAAGGCGCTCCCCGGCGAGGGCTTCGCCGCCGAGCTCAGCAACGAGAAGCTCGGCGTGCTGGACGTGGACGTGCTGATCGCGCACTACAACGACGACGCCGCCACGCAGAAGAAGTTCGAGGGCGACCGGATCTTCTCCGGCCTGGACGTGGTCAAGCGCGGCTCCTACGTGGCGCTGGACCTCAAGTCGTTCTGGCCGCTGCGCACCCCGACGGCGCTGGCCGCCCCGTACGTGGTGGACAACGTCGTCCCGAAGATCGCTCAGGCCGCCGCCAAGGCGAGCTGA
- a CDS encoding MbtH family protein: MSSNPFENPDADYLVLVNSEGQHSLWPVFAAVPAGWSTAFGPAGREECLEYVRTHWTDLRPRSLAEAEAG; the protein is encoded by the coding sequence ATGAGCAGCAACCCGTTCGAGAACCCCGACGCCGACTACCTCGTGCTGGTCAACTCCGAGGGGCAGCACTCGCTGTGGCCGGTCTTCGCGGCCGTGCCCGCGGGATGGTCCACCGCGTTCGGTCCCGCCGGGCGCGAGGAGTGCCTGGAGTACGTCCGCACCCACTGGACCGACCTGCGCCCCCGCAGCCTCGCCGAGGCCGAGGCGGGCTGA
- a CDS encoding siderophore-interacting protein, which produces MAYGHYSARVTRVDRVTPHMARVTLGGLEDFPGAGLDHRVKVFFPLPGEERPIYPTGDDWWERWQVEPVRAVFRTYTIRRHRPEAGEVDIDFVLHGDTGPGSRWAENAGPGDQVGLWGPRAEYAPPAHADWVLLAGDETALPAIGAILESLPPTTTARVLVEVASEAERQPFDLPGGVRLTWVRRDAGESLVTAVRETAFPAGRPYAWVAGESGTVKQIRRHLVNERGVDRRDIYFSGYWRRGVAQEA; this is translated from the coding sequence ATGGCGTACGGGCACTACTCCGCCCGGGTCACCCGGGTCGACCGGGTGACCCCGCACATGGCGCGCGTCACCCTGGGCGGGCTGGAGGACTTCCCCGGCGCGGGGCTGGACCACCGGGTCAAGGTGTTCTTCCCGCTGCCGGGCGAGGAGCGCCCGATCTACCCCACCGGCGACGACTGGTGGGAGCGCTGGCAGGTCGAGCCGGTCCGCGCGGTGTTCCGGACCTACACCATCCGGCGGCACCGCCCCGAGGCCGGAGAGGTCGACATCGACTTCGTCCTGCACGGCGACACCGGCCCCGGCTCCCGCTGGGCCGAGAACGCCGGCCCCGGCGACCAGGTGGGGCTGTGGGGGCCGCGCGCCGAGTACGCCCCGCCCGCCCACGCCGACTGGGTGCTGCTGGCCGGGGACGAGACCGCCCTGCCCGCCATCGGCGCCATCCTGGAGTCGCTGCCGCCCACGACGACCGCCCGGGTCCTCGTGGAGGTCGCCTCCGAGGCCGAGCGGCAGCCGTTCGACCTGCCCGGCGGCGTACGGCTGACCTGGGTGCGCCGCGACGCCGGGGAGTCCCTGGTCACCGCCGTCAGGGAGACCGCGTTCCCCGCCGGACGCCCCTACGCGTGGGTCGCCGGAGAGTCCGGCACCGTCAAGCAGATCCGCCGCCACCTGGTGAACGAACGCGGCGTCGACCGGCGCGACATCTACTTCTCCGGCTACTGGCGCAGGGGCGTCGCCCAGGAAGCCTGA
- a CDS encoding lipase family protein, protein MRLSRLLTTALTGAVLAGTGLVAPPTVSAAPAAASAPLACLASDADIYTVPDRITGNPGDLLSCRRTELPQIPGNVPMKAWKIKYVSTDVKGAKIAVSGFVAIPDARWTGGGSRPTVAFTPGTLGSGGQCALSKQMAGEQVDSYEAGNLRRFLEAGFAVAASDGVGYMTGQVHTYTVGLNAGHAILDAVRASRQIPGGSLTADGKVGIAGYSEGGFNTLWAAQLASSYAPELNVVGAAAGGVPGDLKLVAERLNGSAFAGFLADAVVGLSAAHPEMPFDELLNDRGRQAVEDVRSNCLFGTLGAFAFQRLENFSTDRLSLEQIYALRGSTGRTWGEVIDDQKVGVGIGPASSAARYKIGFPVYQYRGALEEIIPHEAEDGVFDRYCAAGITTEWRTYAGEHLTTDWLASGDVTRFLGDRFAGRPPVNDC, encoded by the coding sequence ATGAGACTGAGCAGACTGCTGACCACGGCGCTGACCGGGGCCGTGCTCGCGGGCACCGGCCTGGTGGCGCCGCCGACCGTCTCCGCCGCACCGGCCGCCGCGTCGGCGCCGCTGGCCTGCCTGGCGAGCGACGCCGACATCTACACCGTGCCGGACCGGATCACCGGGAACCCCGGCGACCTGCTGAGCTGCCGCCGCACCGAGCTGCCGCAGATCCCCGGGAACGTCCCGATGAAGGCATGGAAGATCAAGTACGTCTCCACCGACGTCAAGGGCGCCAAGATCGCCGTGAGCGGGTTCGTGGCGATCCCCGACGCCCGGTGGACCGGCGGCGGCTCCCGCCCGACCGTCGCGTTCACCCCCGGCACCCTGGGGTCGGGCGGCCAGTGCGCGCTGTCCAAGCAGATGGCCGGCGAGCAGGTCGACTCCTACGAGGCCGGCAACCTGCGCAGGTTCCTGGAGGCCGGGTTCGCGGTCGCCGCCTCCGACGGGGTCGGCTACATGACCGGGCAGGTGCACACCTACACGGTGGGCCTGAACGCCGGGCACGCGATCCTGGACGCGGTCCGCGCCTCCCGGCAGATCCCCGGCGGGTCGCTGACCGCCGACGGCAAGGTCGGGATCGCCGGCTACTCCGAAGGCGGGTTCAACACGCTGTGGGCGGCGCAGCTCGCCTCCTCCTACGCGCCCGAGCTGAACGTGGTGGGCGCGGCGGCCGGCGGGGTGCCCGGCGACCTGAAGCTGGTGGCCGAGCGGCTGAACGGCAGCGCGTTCGCCGGGTTCCTGGCCGACGCGGTGGTCGGGCTGAGCGCCGCCCACCCGGAGATGCCCTTCGACGAGCTGCTGAACGACCGGGGCCGGCAGGCCGTCGAGGACGTCAGGAGCAACTGCCTGTTCGGGACGCTGGGGGCGTTCGCGTTCCAGCGGCTGGAGAACTTCTCCACCGACCGGCTGAGCCTGGAGCAGATCTACGCGCTGCGCGGCTCCACCGGCCGCACCTGGGGCGAGGTCATCGACGACCAGAAGGTCGGCGTGGGGATCGGCCCGGCCTCCTCGGCCGCCCGCTACAAGATCGGCTTCCCGGTCTACCAGTACCGGGGCGCGCTGGAGGAGATCATCCCGCACGAGGCCGAGGACGGGGTCTTCGACCGGTACTGCGCGGCGGGCATCACCACCGAGTGGCGCACCTACGCCGGCGAGCACCTGACCACCGACTGGCTGGCGTCCGGGGACGTGACCAGGTTCCTCGGCGACCGGTTCGCGGGCAGGCCGCCGGTGAACGACTGCTGA
- a CDS encoding SAM-dependent methyltransferase — protein sequence MTQEPPDIDTSVSHVARIWNYWLGGKDNYEVDRQVGDQILQMLPDVARLARASRMFLNRAVWHLAAEAGVRQFLDVGTGLPTVDNTHQVAQRAAPESRIVYVDHDPLVLAHARALLTSTPEGRTDYINADLREPDKILAGARRTLDFDRPIALMLMGVMEFITDDDEAYSIVRRLLEELPSGSYLAMYDGTNVVHREASDQIVEVWNSSGNAPLVLRSPEQIARFFDGLEIIEPGVVSVTRWRPEIPPGGEPEEVDAFGAVGRKP from the coding sequence GTGACCCAGGAACCCCCCGACATCGACACCTCGGTGTCCCATGTGGCCCGCATCTGGAACTACTGGCTGGGCGGCAAGGACAACTACGAGGTCGACCGGCAGGTCGGCGACCAGATCCTGCAGATGCTCCCGGACGTGGCCCGGCTGGCCCGGGCGTCCCGGATGTTCCTGAACCGGGCGGTGTGGCACCTGGCCGCCGAGGCCGGCGTCCGCCAGTTCCTGGACGTCGGCACCGGGCTGCCGACCGTCGACAACACCCACCAGGTGGCGCAGCGGGCCGCCCCCGAGTCCCGGATCGTGTACGTCGACCACGACCCGCTGGTGCTGGCGCACGCCCGCGCCCTGCTGACCAGCACTCCCGAGGGCAGGACCGACTACATCAACGCCGACCTGCGCGAGCCGGACAAGATCCTGGCGGGGGCCCGCCGGACGCTGGACTTCGACCGGCCGATCGCGCTGATGCTGATGGGCGTGATGGAGTTCATCACCGACGACGACGAGGCGTACTCGATCGTCCGGCGGCTGCTGGAGGAGCTGCCCTCCGGCAGCTACCTGGCCATGTACGACGGCACCAACGTCGTCCACCGGGAGGCCTCGGACCAGATCGTCGAGGTGTGGAACTCCTCCGGCAACGCCCCGCTGGTGCTGCGCAGCCCCGAGCAGATCGCCCGGTTCTTCGACGGCCTGGAGATCATCGAGCCGGGCGTGGTGTCGGTGACCCGCTGGCGGCCGGAGATCCCGCCGGGCGGCGAGCCGGAGGAGGTCGACGCCTTCGGCGCCGTCGGCCGCAAGCCCTAG
- a CDS encoding extracellular catalytic domain type 1 short-chain-length polyhydroxyalkanoate depolymerase, producing MDAITVPLRGAGPRGLRPIRPVTLPAALAALLATFLASWLAAVPAAQAAVGFHEVTGFGTNPGNLRMFAYVPQNAQSGAPVVVLFHGCGGQAQNLDVGTGWRKYADTWGFTLVMPEQKDENVGSGGIVPHKCFSAWNPEDRTRAGNGEARSVVQMVDHMKRTYQADASRVFVTGYSGGGAATNVMLAAYPDVFKAGAVFFGMAYGCADTEDEYFRTGLFGPCSGPLNRNTPQQWGDEVRSAYPGYTGPRPKVQIWHGGSDRLISPRSLDYQRDQWTNVFGFSRTPTSTSRPDLGVTKSVYGDGRVETWLLDDMGHEAPVDPGTGIQNCGSLSSGHDQLCGPYYAARFFGLG from the coding sequence ATGGACGCAATCACCGTTCCCCTCCGGGGCGCCGGACCCCGCGGGCTCCGCCCGATCCGTCCGGTCACGTTGCCGGCCGCGCTGGCGGCACTCCTGGCGACGTTCCTGGCGAGCTGGCTGGCCGCCGTGCCCGCCGCGCAGGCCGCCGTCGGCTTCCACGAGGTCACCGGCTTCGGCACCAACCCGGGCAACCTGCGGATGTTCGCGTACGTGCCGCAGAACGCCCAGTCCGGGGCGCCGGTCGTGGTGCTGTTCCACGGCTGCGGCGGGCAGGCCCAGAACCTGGACGTCGGCACCGGCTGGCGCAAGTACGCCGACACCTGGGGCTTCACCCTGGTCATGCCGGAGCAGAAGGACGAGAACGTCGGCTCCGGCGGCATCGTCCCGCACAAGTGCTTCAGCGCCTGGAACCCCGAGGACCGCACCCGCGCCGGCAACGGCGAGGCCAGGTCGGTCGTCCAGATGGTCGACCACATGAAGCGGACCTACCAGGCCGACGCGTCCCGCGTGTTCGTCACCGGCTACTCCGGCGGCGGCGCGGCGACCAACGTGATGCTGGCCGCCTACCCGGACGTGTTCAAGGCGGGCGCGGTGTTCTTCGGCATGGCGTACGGGTGCGCCGACACCGAGGACGAGTACTTCCGCACCGGCCTGTTCGGCCCCTGCTCCGGGCCGCTGAACCGCAACACCCCGCAGCAGTGGGGCGACGAGGTCCGCAGCGCCTACCCCGGTTACACCGGCCCGCGGCCCAAGGTGCAGATCTGGCACGGCGGCAGCGACCGGCTGATCAGCCCGCGTTCGCTGGACTACCAGCGCGACCAGTGGACCAACGTGTTCGGTTTCAGCCGCACGCCCACGTCCACCTCGCGGCCCGACCTCGGCGTCACCAAGAGCGTCTACGGCGACGGCCGGGTGGAGACCTGGCTGCTGGACGACATGGGCCACGAGGCCCCGGTCGACCCGGGCACCGGCATCCAGAACTGCGGCAGCCTCTCCTCCGGCCACGACCAGCTCTGCGGCCCGTACTACGCGGCCCGCTTCTTCGGTCTGGGCTGA
- a CDS encoding alkene reductase, which yields MNELFEPVTVGGIELPNRLFMAPMTRSRATPGGLVTELTAEYYAQRAAAGLIITEGVQPSVIGQGYIDTPGLHSAEQVAAWRKVTDAVHAAGARIFAQLMHSGRIGHPVLYPDGALPVAPSPIPSGVQLFTPDGMLDHPTPREMTPADIARTVRDFADAARNAIDAGFDGVELHGANGYLIHQFLADGSNRRTDAYGGSVENRIRFAVEVSRAVAEAIGPGRVGIRVSPGNEINGITESDTTDLYVALARALAPLGLAYVHVMETGDREITRRLRREWPGTLVVAPHPTPDTEVGTPELGVEALREGVADAVALGRYWLANPDLVARVKAGGPYNKADPATFFGGDHRGYTDYPTL from the coding sequence GTGAACGAGCTGTTCGAGCCGGTGACCGTGGGCGGGATCGAGCTGCCCAACCGGCTTTTCATGGCCCCGATGACCCGCAGCCGCGCCACCCCCGGCGGGCTGGTGACCGAGCTGACCGCCGAGTACTACGCGCAGCGGGCCGCCGCCGGGCTGATCATCACCGAGGGCGTCCAGCCGAGCGTGATCGGCCAGGGCTACATCGACACCCCGGGGCTGCACTCGGCCGAGCAGGTGGCGGCCTGGCGCAAGGTGACCGACGCGGTGCACGCCGCCGGTGCCCGGATCTTCGCGCAGCTCATGCACTCGGGCCGGATCGGGCACCCGGTGCTGTACCCGGACGGGGCGCTGCCGGTGGCCCCGTCGCCGATCCCGTCCGGGGTCCAGCTGTTCACCCCGGACGGGATGCTGGACCACCCGACGCCCCGCGAGATGACCCCGGCGGACATCGCCCGGACGGTGCGGGACTTCGCCGACGCGGCCCGGAACGCGATCGACGCCGGGTTCGACGGGGTGGAACTGCACGGCGCGAACGGCTACCTGATCCACCAGTTCCTCGCCGACGGCAGCAACCGCCGCACCGACGCCTACGGCGGCTCCGTCGAGAACCGGATCCGTTTCGCGGTGGAGGTCTCCCGCGCGGTCGCCGAGGCGATCGGCCCCGGGCGGGTCGGCATCCGGGTGTCCCCGGGCAACGAGATCAACGGCATCACCGAGAGTGACACCACCGACCTCTACGTCGCGCTGGCACGGGCGCTGGCCCCGCTCGGCCTGGCGTACGTCCACGTCATGGAGACCGGCGACCGGGAGATCACCCGCCGCCTCCGCCGGGAGTGGCCGGGGACCCTGGTCGTCGCCCCGCATCCCACCCCGGACACCGAGGTCGGCACCCCCGAGCTGGGGGTCGAGGCCCTGCGCGAGGGGGTCGCCGACGCCGTCGCCCTGGGCCGCTACTGGCTGGCCAACCCGGACCTGGTCGCCCGCGTCAAGGCCGGCGGCCCGTACAACAAGGCCGACCCGGCGACGTTCTTCGGCGGCGATCACCGTGGGTACACGGACTATCCGACGCTGTGA